Within the Herbaspirillum sp. RTI4 genome, the region CCGCCAGAAATAATGATGTCCTTGCTACGATCCTTGATCTTGATATAGCCGTCCGCACTCATCACGCCCAGATCGCCGGTATGGAACCAGCCCCCGGCAAACGCTTCTTGCGTGGCTTTCGGGTTTTTCAAATAGCCCTTCATGCAGATGTTGCCGCGAAACATGATCTCGCCGATTTCCTCGCCGTCGGGACTGACCGCTGTCATCGTCTCGGGATTAAGCACTGCAATCGCACTCTGCAAGTGATAACGCACGCCCTGCTGCGATTTTTTAGTGGCGCGCGCCTCTTCCGATAAGCCGCCCCACCCTTCTTGCTCCGCGCAAATCGCCGCCGGTCCGTACACTTCAGTCAAACCGTAGGAATGGATCAGGTCAAAGCCCATTGCTTCTATCTTGGACAATACGGCCGGCGGCGGCGGCGCACCGGCAATCATGCCGCGCACCTTCACCGGCAAATCCTGACGCCAGCTTGCCGGCGCATTCGCCAGCGCCGCATGCACAATCGGCGCGGCGCAATAATGGCTGACATGGTGTTCCCGCATCAGATCAAACACCAGTTTGGGCTCGAATTTACGCAGACAGACATTCACTCCGGCGCGCGCCGCAATGGTCCAGGGAAAACACCAGCCGTTGCAATGGAACATCGGCAAGGTCCACAAATAGACCGCATGCTTGGGCAAATCCCATTCCAGAATATTCGATACCGCATTCAATGCCGCACCGCGATGGTGATACACCACACCTTTCGGATCGCCGGTGGTGCCGGAGGTGTAATTGAGCGCGATAGCTTCCCACTCATCGGCAGGCGCCTGCCACTGAAAGTCAGGATCGCCGCCGGCCAGCAGGCTTTCGTAATCGGTCTGTCCGAAGGGCGCGGCGTTGTCCGGGCCAAGCAGATCGTTGACGGCAACGATATACAAGCCGGGAATCTGTTGCGCCAGTTGCTTGGCCAGTTCGGCAAATTCAGTGTCGACCAGCAACACGCGGGCCTCGCCATGACGCAGCATGAAGGCGAGCGAATGCAGATCGAGCCGGATATTGAGGGCATTGAGTACCGCTCCCGACATAGGCACCCCAAAGTGCGCCTCCACCATCGCGGGCGTATTGGGCAACATGACGGCGACCGTATCGCCCTTTTGCACACCAAGTTGACGCAAGGCACTGGCCAGTCTGCGTGCGCGCAGATACGTCTCGCGCCAGTTCTGCCGCAAACTGCCATGCACGATGGCCAGACGCTCGCCATACACTTCCGCGCTGCGGGCAAGGTAATCGATGGGGCTGAGTGAGGCAAAATTGGCGGTGTTTTTGCCGAGGCCGGATTCGTAATCAACTGTCATGGTGCGG harbors:
- a CDS encoding acyl-CoA synthetase gives rise to the protein MTVDYESGLGKNTANFASLSPIDYLARSAEVYGERLAIVHGSLRQNWRETYLRARRLASALRQLGVQKGDTVAVMLPNTPAMVEAHFGVPMSGAVLNALNIRLDLHSLAFMLRHGEARVLLVDTEFAELAKQLAQQIPGLYIVAVNDLLGPDNAAPFGQTDYESLLAGGDPDFQWQAPADEWEAIALNYTSGTTGDPKGVVYHHRGAALNAVSNILEWDLPKHAVYLWTLPMFHCNGWCFPWTIAARAGVNVCLRKFEPKLVFDLMREHHVSHYCAAPIVHAALANAPASWRQDLPVKVRGMIAGAPPPPAVLSKIEAMGFDLIHSYGLTEVYGPAAICAEQEGWGGLSEEARATKKSQQGVRYHLQSAIAVLNPETMTAVSPDGEEIGEIMFRGNICMKGYLKNPKATQEAFAGGWFHTGDLGVMSADGYIKIKDRSKDIIISGGENISSVEVEDALYRHHDVLAVAVVAQPDEKWGETPCAFVELKEGATISEAELIAFCRNILPGFKTPKAIYFGPLPKTSTGKIQKFELRKRMRSNSAIDQ